A part of Flavobacteriaceae bacterium GSB9 genomic DNA contains:
- the tyrS gene encoding tyrosine--tRNA ligase: protein MKNFVEELTWRGMIQDSMPGTEEHLMEAMRLAYVGIDPTADSLHIGHLVGVMGLKHFQLAGHKPVALVGGATGMIGDPSGKSAERNLLDEKTLRHNQNAIKEQLSRFLDFDSDVENAAIIVNNYDWMKNFSFLEFIRDVGKHITVNYMMAKDSVKKRLSSDATTGMSFTEFTYQLVQGYDFLHLYRDKHCTLQMGGSDQWGNITTGTELIRRIDSGKGYALTWPLITKADGTKFGKTEGGNIWLDAERTSPYKFYQYWLNTSDVDAEKYVKIFTFLSKSEIEKLVETHKEAPHMRALQKRLAEEITVMVHSKEDLDNAIKASNILFGKSTSEDLKELNEQTFLDVFDGVPQTQLSRSEIDGGLDIIGALAEKGRFLKSNGEARRALKENSISVNKEKVKDSYSITSKDLINNKFVLLQRGKKNYFVLQFD from the coding sequence ATGAAGAATTTTGTTGAAGAATTAACGTGGCGTGGTATGATACAAGATAGTATGCCAGGAACTGAGGAGCATTTAATGGAAGCTATGCGTTTGGCGTATGTGGGTATTGATCCCACGGCTGATTCTTTACATATTGGTCATTTAGTAGGTGTTATGGGGCTTAAACATTTTCAATTGGCAGGGCATAAACCTGTTGCCTTGGTGGGAGGTGCTACCGGAATGATTGGCGATCCATCTGGAAAATCGGCTGAGCGAAATCTTTTAGATGAAAAAACGCTTAGACATAACCAAAACGCTATAAAAGAACAGTTGTCCAGATTTTTGGATTTCGATAGTGATGTCGAAAATGCGGCTATTATCGTGAACAATTACGATTGGATGAAGAATTTTTCATTTTTGGAGTTTATTCGTGATGTTGGCAAACACATAACCGTTAATTACATGATGGCTAAAGATTCGGTAAAAAAAAGATTGTCGTCTGATGCTACGACGGGGATGAGTTTTACAGAATTCACGTATCAGTTGGTTCAAGGTTACGATTTTTTACATCTGTACCGCGACAAGCATTGCACCTTGCAAATGGGCGGCAGCGATCAATGGGGTAACATTACGACTGGTACGGAGTTGATTAGAAGAATAGATTCTGGAAAAGGGTACGCTTTAACGTGGCCACTTATTACGAAAGCCGATGGGACAAAATTTGGAAAAACCGAAGGCGGTAATATTTGGTTGGATGCCGAGCGTACGTCGCCTTATAAATTCTACCAATATTGGCTAAATACCAGTGATGTTGATGCCGAAAAGTATGTTAAGATTTTTACCTTTTTAAGTAAATCTGAAATTGAAAAATTGGTAGAAACACATAAAGAAGCACCGCACATGCGGGCTTTGCAAAAGCGTTTGGCTGAAGAAATTACCGTAATGGTACACTCTAAAGAAGATTTAGATAATGCTATCAAGGCCAGTAATATTCTTTTTGGTAAATCTACTTCTGAAGATTTAAAGGAACTTAACGAACAAACCTTTTTAGATGTTTTTGATGGCGTGCCACAAACACAATTGTCAAGATCTGAGATTGATGGCGGTTTAGATATTATTGGAGCTTTGGCCGAAAAAGGTAGGTTTTTAAAATCGAACGGTGAGGCACGAAGAGCATTAAAGGAAAATTCTATTTCGGTAAATAAAGAAAAGGTAAAAGACAGTTACAGCATTACATCAAAAGATTTGATAAACAATAAGTTTGTATTGCTTCAAAGGGGTAAAAAGAATTATTTTGTTTTGCAATTCGATTAA
- a CDS encoding T9SS type A sorting domain-containing protein → MKQFYFFSLTFFISFCSFGQIILTESFDYTDGSLVGNGTWSNHSGTEGDLLISSGEAVVQHGSPSEDANISFTAVSGSIYYAFDFSVDDLGAPYSGSDNEYFAHFMVGTSSFTARLDIVPPASNGDFSVGIATLSSTAEAIWATDLSFETTYRATVKYDQDTNQTQLWINASSEEDTSIQGSDQDDPGNAITAFALRQSDSSENETVRVDNIIISQSFEATLTTNTPRSIADFKMFPNPSHLGHVNLLSNNTKTMEVTVYGLLGKSIFKASVTNKRLDISMLKPGVYIVEVFQNDALATKKLIIK, encoded by the coding sequence ATGAAACAATTTTACTTTTTTTCACTTACTTTTTTTATTTCTTTTTGTTCGTTCGGGCAAATTATCCTTACCGAATCATTTGATTATACTGACGGCAGCCTCGTAGGGAACGGTACATGGTCTAACCACAGCGGAACCGAAGGCGATTTGTTAATTTCATCAGGTGAAGCTGTTGTGCAACATGGTTCACCTAGTGAAGATGCCAACATATCATTTACGGCGGTTTCTGGAAGTATTTATTACGCCTTTGATTTTTCGGTTGATGATTTGGGAGCCCCCTACAGCGGGTCGGACAACGAGTATTTTGCCCATTTTATGGTAGGCACAAGTAGCTTTACTGCTCGTCTTGATATTGTACCGCCGGCTTCTAATGGCGACTTTTCAGTTGGAATTGCCACACTTAGTAGTACTGCCGAAGCGATATGGGCAACGGACCTGTCTTTTGAAACCACCTATCGTGCCACAGTAAAATACGACCAAGACACTAACCAAACCCAACTCTGGATAAACGCTTCGAGCGAAGAAGATACCTCAATACAAGGCAGCGACCAAGACGACCCCGGAAATGCCATTACAGCTTTTGCGCTTCGCCAATCTGATTCATCAGAGAACGAAACTGTTCGAGTTGACAATATAATCATTTCACAATCTTTTGAGGCCACATTAACCACTAACACCCCAAGATCTATTGCCGATTTTAAAATGTTTCCAAATCCAAGCCATTTAGGACATGTAAACCTATTGAGCAATAACACAAAAACTATGGAGGTTACCGTTTACGGTCTTTTGGGCAAAAGCATATTTAAAGCATCGGTTACCAACAAAAGACTAGATATTTCGATGTTAAAACCCGGTGTTTACATTGTTGAAGTTTTTCAAAATGATGCTTTGGCAACGAAAAAATTAATAATCAAATAA
- a CDS encoding NAD-dependent epimerase/dehydratase family protein — translation MILVTGGTGLVGAHLLFRLASTDKKVKAIYRSEQKLAKTKSVFSSYTDDYDAVFNRIEWVEADILDIPTLTEAFNGVSLVYHCAAFVSFEPDKYHLLRKTNIEGTANIVNISISKNIKKLCYASSVATLGTTIGQKPVTEETFWNPEKDNSVYAITKYGAEMEVWRGSQEGLDTVIVNPGVIIGSGIWDYGSGSIFKKASKGIKYYPAGSIGLVSVDDVVSVMLSLMESSIINERFVLVAENWSYKKFLQTMAKSVNAKPPQKKIGPLLLGITWRMDWLFHKLTGKRRQLTKQLAHSLNTVNQFDCSKIKNALDYKFQDMEDTIIATGKQYLKQD, via the coding sequence ATGATTTTAGTAACAGGAGGAACAGGTTTAGTAGGTGCCCATTTGCTTTTTAGGCTAGCGAGTACAGACAAAAAGGTTAAAGCTATTTACCGAAGCGAACAAAAACTAGCTAAAACTAAAAGCGTGTTCTCTTCTTACACAGACGATTACGACGCTGTTTTTAACCGCATTGAGTGGGTTGAAGCCGATATTTTAGACATCCCCACTTTAACTGAAGCCTTCAATGGTGTTAGCTTGGTTTATCATTGCGCGGCATTTGTTTCGTTTGAGCCTGACAAATACCACCTTTTAAGAAAAACTAACATTGAGGGAACCGCTAATATCGTTAACATTTCCATTTCAAAAAATATAAAAAAACTTTGTTACGCTAGTTCAGTTGCCACATTAGGAACTACCATTGGGCAGAAACCCGTTACTGAGGAAACGTTTTGGAACCCTGAAAAAGACAATAGTGTTTATGCCATTACAAAATATGGTGCCGAAATGGAAGTTTGGCGTGGTTCTCAGGAAGGCCTAGATACTGTTATAGTTAACCCCGGTGTAATTATAGGTTCTGGAATTTGGGATTATGGTTCTGGAAGTATTTTTAAAAAAGCCAGCAAAGGCATCAAATACTATCCTGCTGGCAGCATAGGTCTAGTTTCTGTCGATGACGTAGTATCGGTGATGTTATCACTAATGGAGAGCAGCATAATCAACGAACGTTTTGTTTTAGTTGCTGAAAATTGGTCGTATAAAAAATTTTTACAGACCATGGCCAAGTCCGTAAATGCGAAGCCTCCTCAAAAAAAGATTGGCCCACTACTTCTAGGCATTACTTGGCGTATGGATTGGCTATTCCACAAACTCACAGGCAAACGCAGACAACTAACCAAACAATTGGCACATTCTTTAAATACAGTTAACCAATTTGATTGCAGTAAAATAAAGAATGCTTTGGATTATAAATTTCAAGACATGGAAGACACCATTATTGCTACGGGGAAACAATATCTGAAACAGGACTAG
- a CDS encoding DUF4296 domain-containing protein: MIFRKLMLCLGLVFVVVGCNNIKSPEKPENLISKKEMVNILIDAKLITAASSVNKRMMRDSGVVVSSYVFKKYNIDSLQFVESNNYYAFHLKDYEAIYAQVSDSLEKLKEALKEQEAEEWKVQTKREEDSLKAVKKDSIRPLKATDSLVRSAKRDSLTELFLEKKVSKKEMLPSPVSDIVSP, encoded by the coding sequence ATGATTTTTAGAAAATTAATGTTATGCTTAGGGCTTGTTTTTGTAGTTGTAGGGTGCAATAACATAAAAAGTCCAGAAAAGCCCGAAAACCTGATTTCCAAAAAGGAAATGGTCAATATTTTAATTGATGCCAAGCTTATCACTGCAGCCAGTTCGGTTAACAAAAGAATGATGAGAGATAGCGGCGTGGTTGTGAGTAGTTATGTGTTTAAAAAGTACAATATAGACAGCTTACAGTTTGTTGAAAGTAACAATTACTATGCGTTTCACTTAAAGGATTATGAGGCTATTTATGCACAAGTATCTGATAGTTTGGAAAAACTCAAAGAAGCATTGAAAGAACAAGAGGCCGAAGAATGGAAAGTACAAACAAAACGTGAAGAAGATTCTTTAAAAGCTGTTAAAAAAGATTCTATTCGGCCATTAAAGGCAACAGATTCTTTAGTTAGGAGTGCAAAACGCGATTCGCTGACCGAACTTTTTCTTGAAAAGAAAGTTTCAAAAAAAGAAATGCTTCCTAGTCCTGTTTCAGATATTGTTTCCCCGTAG
- a CDS encoding acyl transferase produces the protein MIDQNNIFNIKTTQKFENAALQVFQFQFENNKVYRSFCDLLYKHPSDVKTIKDIPFLPIQFFKSRNVLSSNLPIETTFTSSGTTGNTTSKHLVKDLKIYEKSFSIGFQHFYGNIEDYVVLALLPSYLERKGSSLTYMVDALIKASKQPESGFYLNNLGDLQNHLTKLDASAKKILLIGVSFALLDLIDLHRFKLKNTIVMETGGMKGRRKEIIRAELHHKLKKGFGVNKIHSEYGMTELLSQAYSKGNGIFECPPWMRVLTRDTEDPLTLNPKNKTGGINIIDLANINSCSFIATQDLGRVLENDTFEVIGRFDNSDIRGCNLMAL, from the coding sequence ATGATAGACCAAAACAACATTTTCAATATTAAAACCACTCAGAAATTTGAAAATGCAGCATTACAAGTTTTTCAATTTCAGTTTGAAAACAATAAGGTTTATCGGTCGTTTTGCGACTTATTATACAAACACCCCAGCGATGTTAAAACTATAAAAGACATTCCGTTTTTACCTATTCAATTTTTTAAAAGCCGAAATGTTTTAAGCTCAAATCTTCCCATCGAAACCACTTTTACAAGCTCTGGAACCACGGGAAATACCACAAGCAAGCACTTGGTAAAAGATTTAAAAATTTACGAGAAAAGCTTTTCAATAGGCTTTCAGCATTTTTATGGTAATATTGAGGATTATGTGGTGCTGGCATTATTGCCCTCCTATTTAGAGCGCAAAGGCTCTTCTCTTACCTACATGGTTGATGCGCTTATTAAAGCCTCAAAGCAACCTGAAAGCGGATTTTACCTCAACAATCTGGGAGACCTTCAAAACCATTTGACCAAACTAGATGCGTCCGCCAAAAAAATATTACTCATTGGCGTTTCTTTTGCATTATTGGACTTAATAGACCTCCACCGATTCAAACTGAAAAACACTATTGTCATGGAAACTGGAGGCATGAAAGGCCGAAGGAAAGAAATAATACGCGCCGAACTTCACCACAAACTAAAAAAAGGTTTTGGTGTAAACAAAATACATAGCGAATATGGCATGACCGAGCTTTTGAGCCAGGCCTATTCTAAAGGTAACGGTATTTTTGAATGCCCTCCTTGGATGAGAGTTTTAACCCGCGATACCGAAGACCCCTTGACATTAAACCCAAAGAACAAAACTGGCGGCATCAATATCATTGATTTAGCCAACATCAATTCGTGTTCTTTTATAGCCACTCAAGATTTAGGAAGGGTTTTGGAAAATGACACTTTTGAGGTTATTGGCCGTTTTGACAACTCAGATATTCGGGGTTGCAACCTAATGGCGCTGTAA